The following nucleotide sequence is from Camelus bactrianus isolate YW-2024 breed Bactrian camel chromosome 19, ASM4877302v1, whole genome shotgun sequence.
gaatgtaaatcaaaccataCCGCTCAAAGCACTCCCAGTAGCTCCCAACTCACTTAAGGTAAAAGCCGATGTCCTTCCCAGCGCTTGCAAACTGCTTCCACTCCTTTTCTGATTACCCTCCCCTTGGCTTGCCCTACTGGCCTCTGGGTCCTGGAACAAGGCAGGcacactcccacctcagggcctttgcccttGCGGTAACCAAATATCTTCACGGCttgctttcactttttattttggtcTTTACCCAAAAGTCTTCCCTGTGCACTCTTACCTGAAATTtcagacacatacacatacatgcaatattttctattctccttcctgacttcatttttttccccaaagcgtATATTACTATCTAACagtgtattttacttatttatcttggttttgtttttttgcctgtTTCCCTCTTCTAGAAGGTGGGgacttttgtctgttttgctcGTTGTTATGTTCTATGGTGTCTAGAACAGTTCCTAACACATAATAGGTGTTCAAGGAGTCTATGTTATGTGACGGAAGGAATCTCAGACTTTCATCTGGGAACACCTTCCTTTTGCCTGAAATATCTCCAATAAGACAGATATGTAGGTTTCTCAGCCTGGGCTGTACATTTGAATCGCCTGAGGAACTTTTAAAACTCCTGCCCAGGCCACATCTCAGATCACTTGATTCAGAGTATCTGTAGTGGGCCTAGGCATCAGGGGTTTCTAATGCTTTCTGGTGAGTGTAATGGgaagccaagtttgagaaccgcTATTTGAGAATTCCCTGTAGGGTACGTCTTCTGGTGACAGACTTTCTTGGGTTTTGTTTGAAGAGTCTTTCTTTAGacctcattcttttctttctttttacttctttttttttttttttttggtgggaagggagtggggtaaattaggtttacttattttatttctttcatggaggtactggggattgaacccaggacctccgtgcgtgctaggcatgcactctaccacttgcgctataccctcccccagtagACCTCATTCTTGATAGGGATTTTTGCCGGATATGGAATTCTAGCTCGCATTTCATCACCTTGAAGACAGcattccattgtcttctggtTTCCATGGTTGCTGTTGAGACATCCTTATCTGTCAGTCTAACTGCTGTTCTTTCTTTaaatagctttactgagatataaattATATACTGTAAGATCCACCCATTTAAAAGTGTACATTTAATGGCTTCTAGTATAGAATagtgcaactatcaccacaatcaaacttttttaaattaattttgtttgtttgtcgggggaattaggtttgtttatttattttttatttattcatttattttaacagaggtactggacactgaacccaagaccttgtgcatgccaagcacacaatctaccactgagctatgccctcctcggCACCATAACCTaactttagaacatttctatcacccctggagaagaaaccctgtacccattagcagacACTCCCAGTCTCCTACTCTTCAACTCCCCAGAGCTAGTCTACTTTTGGCCTCTATAGATTTTCCtaatctggacatttcatataaattaaatctTACAATATGTGTTTCTTTGCAACTGgtttcttccacttagcataacgttTTTGAGGTTCATCATGTACTGCTGTTCTTTTGAAAGTAATCtctgttttttcccccctctgagtgcttttaagatttttttctttgtttttggtgttttgcATTTTTACTATGATGTTGTCTATGTATGAAAATTTATGGAGTCTCTTGAATCTGAGGTTGACATTACTTTTTGTCTCACTCGTTCCCTTTTAGCCACATCTAATCTGTGGTTTAATCCATCTGTGgaattttttagttattttatttttcatttgagaaGTTCTACTAGATTTTCAAATCCATTATGTTACTTGACATAATTTTCTATACTTTGGCCATAGTTTCAagtttgttatttatttagttatttaagtCCACTAAACATTTCTGTCTTATAGTCTGTGTCTGATAATATTGCTGTCTGAACTCTGAGTGTCTGTTTCTGCTGGTTTTCACCCCTATTACCTTGTTTTCTTCTGCTGAGCCTGCCAGTTTATGATGGTCACTTCTCTTCAGCCCTGAGGTCGCCTGCACAAATTTATATTAGAGGCAGATATATTCTTTCAGGTGTTCTGGCTTAGCTTTGTTCCTTTAAGGGCAAAGCCTGGCATTGCTTTGGACATCCTTCATCCCAGTGGGTAGACTCTGTAGTCACTCAGACCTGGCTTCAGTCCCACAGTTcactatctgtgtgaccttggacaagagatttcccttctctgggctcAACTTCCCCCTCTGTACAACAGCCTTCATGATTGCCCCTCCCTCATAGGGCTGTTTTGAGAATCTGCATCAGTTATTGGTTATTGATACATAGCAAATTGTCCTCAAACTTAGCAGATTCAAACAATAATAAACATGAagacacagggaactatattagattccttgtagtaacctataatagaaaagaatctgaaaaagaatatattttatatatatatatatattttatatattttatttatatatatataaaattaaatcactttgctctacacccaaaactaacacaatattgtcaatcagccgtacttcaattagaaaaaaagaaggtgGCCTTCTATGAACCAAGAAGCCAGCCCTCttcagacactgaatctgccaatACCCTGACCTTAGACTTCCTAGCCTCTggtacaatgaaaaataaatttctgttatttataaataataataataatagtagtagtaataacaATAAACATGTAGAGCTTACAGAGTTTCTATGGATTAGGAATTCAGAAACAGCTTCTTAGGTAGTTTTGGCTCAAGGTCTCTCAGAGCTGTAATTAAGATGGTGGCTGGGGCTTTAGTTATCTGAAGGCCTGATTGGGGCTGGAGGGTTGACTTTCGAGAACTCTCACTCATATCCCTGGCTGGTGCTGGTTTTCTGCAGGATACTTAAATTCCTCACCATATGTATGTCTCCATAGGGTACCCAAGTGTCCTAGCAACATGACAGCTGGCTTTCCCTAGAACAGACGATCCAGAAGAGCAAGACAGAAACCATAATATTCTATGGCCTAGTCCTAAAGTCATACTCCTTTATTTTCACAGTATCCTACTACACTGTCAACCCAGCTCAGGGTAGGAGGGAACTACACAAAAGCACAGAAACCACGTGTTGAGGATCATTGAGGGCCATCTTAGAAGCTGGCTCTCACATGTCAAAGGAGGCaatgcatataaagcacttagaaccatgcctggcatatagtatgtGCTCAGGAAACATTAACCATCCCTAGTAAGTGTCCTGACTCTGCTCTAGGTATGTAGGATCTGCCTGGCAACCactttcattcagtcattcaacaaacagtcaGGGATGGGATAGCTCAGTGctggagtgcatgcctagcatgaaggaggtcctgggttcaattcccagtacctgtGTTACACAAAAGtaacaaataaacctaaaattacctctcccattaaaaaattttagtggggaggttatagctcaagcagtagagcccATGATTAGCctggacaaggtcctgggttcaattcccagtacattctccgaaaataaataaataaacctaattacctcccctcacccccccatcaaaaattattttttaatttaaaaaaagaaacaaaaagaaaaaaatttaagggaaacaaacaaacaaaaaaccatttattgagcagctcTATGTGGCAGGCATCATTCTTGGAGCCAGGGAGACAGCTATAAACAAAACATGGTCCCTGGATTTATGAAACTCACACAAACAAACGGATAGAGTGTCCTGCCAGGTGGGGCTAATTGCTGTGAAGAACCACAAAGCCAGGCAAGAAGAGAGGGAATGAGGAAGGAATGAAGGCTTCCCCAGGAAGCTGGTCCAGCGGTGGTGGCGGCTTAGATTTTGACCTCTGACAAAACCCTCCCACATCTAGGAGCTTGTCCTAACAGCACAGGCAGATAGAATTCATGCCCAGTATACACCCATTTTACAAACAGACCCAGAGAGGAGCTAACGTGATCTCCAAGTCCCCAAGGTGGCAGGATTTCTCCAAACAGAGAGTTTCTCCAATTTGGATGCTCAACAGCATGGCCCAGGGAGATGGTTAAGATGCAGAACATCAGGGCTTCTGCCTCACCAGGTTTGGGGAGTATCCAgggatctgcattttaaacaagcacCCTAGGAGACTGACCAATGACCTCTGAGAACCCTGTTCTGAGGGCTTCAGTGTGCAGGGGAGGGCAGGCCGGCTCTGACAGGGTCAGAAGAGGCTCCTGGTTGTGCCTCAAGGGATGGGCAGGGCGTAGCCTcaaaagaaaaggggaacaggctgaggcccagagacaccAAGCATTTGGCCCACAGACACACAACCTGCAGagtagttttaggtatacagggGTCAGTTGATTTAATCAAGTATATCTCCTGCTGTAtattgaagggggaaaaaaggccaaaaattattttcagttcctCCCATCAAGAGAGGGAGTTTActaaacaaaagagagagagagaatttatttcCCCATCTCCTGGATCTGTCCATGTCATGCTGATATgaatcttcttttttcccttttttcaagGGGAGGGTAgctaggcttatttatttatatacatatatttatttttagaggaggtactagggattgaacccacgaccttttACATGCAAAGCCTATACTcctatcacttgagctacaccctgcattcctttgttcctttttgaAACTCCAAAGACCACCAGTGAAGGAGCTGGCCTCAGCCTATTGGAGGCTGAGACCACGTGGAGCAGAGATGAGCCATCCCAGCCAAGGCTCCCTAAGCCTGCCAATCTGCAGATGGCAGATGGCAGATGGCAGACGGCAGACAGACGAGTGGATAAGGTGGCAGCTGCCCTGTTGAGCCGCCCCCTGCCTGCAACCCCATGAGTGACCTAGCTGAGCCCAGCCCAAACTGCTGACCCAGAGAATCCAAAACCACTACGTTTTGGGTTGTGTAATACAACAAATTCTGATTCAGCCTCGTTAGTAGGGGAGAGAACTGTCCTTCCTTCTGTCGTGGCAAGTTTTCCATTGTCAATGTAATTAACACTAACTGCCCAACAGACACACTCCAAATTGCGCAGACTTAACACAGGAAGCTTCGTTTCTTGCTCAGTAAAATCCAGGGTGGATTTGGTGGTCCTTCCCTCTCTTGTAGCTTAGGGAATGCAGGGCCTCAGGTATCAGTGGAAGGGAAAACAAGATGGGGGCCCACCAGCTCTCCATCGCTTCACCCCAGAAGTGGCAACCTCTTTGTtacttctacacacacacaccattggTCAGAACTAGTCATGTGACTGTAAGGGAGGCTAGGACAGGTAGGGGATCATAGGACAGGTTGGTGACGCCCATCTTTGCCAGAAAGCACATACACAGGTATAATTAATTTCCTCATTCATGTGCTTGTCTTTTTAACATCTCTCTCCTCTATGAGACTGAATCCTTGAGGGTAAGGGACCACATTGCCTCTATGTAGCATGGAGCCTGCCCTACAGTTGCATTTGTAATCGTTGTTGAATTGCTAAGTGAACGAATACACTAACAGGTCACAGTGCGATCGGTTGTATTTAATCCCAGTTTCAGAGAAAATCCCCAATTAAATTTCTAACAGTCCCTCTCACTCAGTAATGTATATTACTTCTGATATTGTAAAGCTCTTATATGGTGATCATTCAATGACTACAAATAAAACATGAAAGTCCCCACTAATTGTAGCCAGGGGTGTGGCTACATGCATTGCTTGGTGAGAGTGGACTCAAATTTTTATGAGACAGTTTTCATGTGGCGGCTTTGCAGTGGCCCCATAAAAAGTTCCTGCTTCAAGATAAAACCAGGTGAGTTTTTCTCTCTACTGTGTGATTTTGGACTAATCTGCTGTCtccaaatcttatttttcttatctgtgaaatgacaAGACCATCTGCCTCATGGGATTGTTGTAAGGCATGGATGAAACTCTGTGTGTAATGTAGATAAAGACCTGCCACTTGGCAGCTCCCATTTTATATGGGCTGATCCCCCTTGCCCTTGCTCCACAGGCACTGGAGAGGACACAGCTTGCAAGCAAGCTGGGGCAGGGTCTGttggaggctggggaggaagggtAAGAACTTGGGGGCTTCTCCATAAGATCCTAGATACAGCTGGTCCCTGTTCTGGGTGATGCACAGGGGGTTGGGGGTAGTGGGGGAATGATACTGGGTGCATAGAGATGAAGCTGACTTGTCCTTGTCTGTATCAGTTAGcatttgctgtgtaacaaaacaCCCCCAAATTTAATGGCTTAGAACAATGATCATTTTATTTAGCCCATGATTCTGTGGGGAATTCTGGTCTGGGTCAGCCTTTGTAGTAAGCTGGGAGGTCAACTGGTGGCTGGGTGATCTAGGATGGCCTCCCTCACCTTTCTGCAGTTAGCAGGCTGTTGACTGGGGTACCTCAGTTGtcttccttctgccttctccCACTGCCTCCTTCCTCTCAGAATTTGATTCTGTTCAGGTATCTCTCTCCCACCACTCCCAAACCCCCTACATGAGCCTCAGGGAGGCTGCCCCCACCTACAGCTGGAGAATTGGCATGATTAATTAATGTAACTGCATTTCCCTTGTTGGTGATTGGTCAGGAAAGGGCATGGGgcccagttctggccaatgaggtATGTGGGAAAGTCTGTTAGGAGTGCTCCTGGGAAAGCTTTCCCCATCCCGGGAAAGAGCTATGGAGGGAACAACAGCAACCACCTCTGATGGAGGGCTTGTTATGCCAGGCACTgcttattctaagtgctttaggTAAAACAACTCATTCAATGCTCATGAGTTAgctctcactttacagatgaagattcTGAGGCATACAGTGGTTAAGAAACACACCGAATCAAATGCTAGTGAATGTTGGAGCCAGGATTTCATtccaggcagcctgactccacAGCTCTGCATTCCGAAGGACTAGCATGCCACCTCCTTCTTCCTCTGGTCATGGATATCTTTAAAGCAGCACCTGGGACTGCTGTAGCCACTGTGCCAGCAGTTACCTGGGACAACAGCGCAAAGAGACAGAATGAGCCTAGGGCCAGGGTCCTTGCTAACAGCTCTGAGTGCTGAATCAACCAACCCTGCAACTCCACCCTGCTGTCAATGTCTTGCTTTGtgtgaaatacattttcttctttttcaggccACTATGACTCAGGGTTTCAGTTACTTACAGCCAAAAAGTACCCTGAGACACCAATATATCCAGAAGAACAGAGGGAAGAGGGTTCTTATGAACCACTCATTTGAGGTTGAGAAATAAGGCTTCCAACTTTCACCCTGGGGCTCGTTTTTGGAGGCAGAGAAAACTGATAAGAGATGGGGAGGAGAAACTGCATGAAACATCCAGGAGAGATGAAAGTATTTCAGAATTCCTTTATTAGGCACAAGGTAAAAATATATACTCTTAACATCTAAAACCCGTAGTGTTGATGTAGGGTCCTGGACCCCAAGTGTGCCCAGGACAGGGCCTGGAACTATCCAGGAGGCCAAGGGACAGACCCTGCCTAATCCCATCCCCCAACTCTGGTGCTTGGGTCAGGGGGTCACTGGCCCCTCATTCCAAACCACTCTGAGTTAGATGAGGACCAGCCTCACAGTCTACTCTCTTGATCTTCCAGCCCAAGTCCTTGGCTCAGGCCTGGATAGGCATCCCTTGAACAGGAGGACAGAGCTAGTGGGAGCACAGTTCCCAGCACAGTCTGGGTGCTGGGGTCCTGAGTTACAAGAAAGAGGCCTGGAGCCTTTGGCACAGGGATGCTTCCATTTCTCTGAAAAGGTGCAAGATACAAAGGCAGCTGGATTGTTTGTGAAAGGGACTGTCCCATGTCAGACGTGCCCAGGCTCCTGCAAGAATGGATGCCAACACCTGCACCGCCTGTGCCTGGGGTGGACATGGACCTGTGTGCGTGGAAAGGGGTTGTCAACCTGTGAGCAGGAGTTTTGTCTCTGTCATTCACTGTGGTGTTCCCAGCACCCGGCACGGGGGTTGGCCCAGTGAGCACCTGACAAGGACTTGGCAAAGCATGAGTTCACGTGCACGGGTGGGCAGAACCACCAGGTGTGCATCCAGTGTGCTCCACACATGcctcctcttttctccctcccagaAGGCACTTAAGGTtcaaagaggcaggagagagctTGGAGATACCCCAAACTCAACCCACTATTTGCAGTTGAAACTCTAGCAGGGCGGGTTAGCCATAGAGACCTAcgtctctttctccctcctcctccacctcctccagtcCTGGCCCCTCCGGGACCACCTGGTCAGCCTCCCAGAGGTGGGATCGCGTTGGGGCTGGGGGGATCACATTCTCCCGCAGCCAGGGGTGCAGCAGGATGCCCGAGGCCGTGAGCCGCTCAGTGGGCTCCCGTCGGAGGAGGCAGCGGACCAGGCAGCGGGCGGGGGCCGAGAGGCCCTCAGGCAGGGCAAAGGCCCCTCGGCGGATCTTGCCAAAGAGCAAGATGGGCTCAGAGTCCTGGAAGGGGTAGTGGCCGGCCAGCATGGTGAAGAGCGCCACGCCCAGGCTCCAGACATCCGCCGCCTTGCCGGAGTAGGAAGCCCGGGAGCTGAGGATCTCAGGGCCCACGTAGGCTGGGCACGCGTGCTTGTCGCACAGGGAGTCGTCAGACCCGGTCAGCACACAGGCGTCCTCCAGGTTCTCCAGCACCACCTTTGTCCTGCAGCACGGGAAGGGACAGAGGGGTCAGCTAGTGGTGACCCCAACACCACCACCCCACACTGTTGCCCTTCATGGCATCCAGTTCCCAAGAGGCTGCTGGTATTTGGCAGACATGAGCCAGCCCTATGAGGCTGGATGAttgagcccattttacagatgaggaagtctagctcagaaaggttaagtcatTTCTCAAGGACACAGAGCCATTCAGTTTGAACTAGGACTCTGAGAGGAATACATTTCCCAACAATCtctggggcagggaagggggttgctgagggggctgagggcaTCAAGCCTCTTTTAAACTCGATGCAAACTTAGAGTCTAGGCAGGCAACAAAATGAGAGAAATTCCTAAGAAGTGGGGACTGTCCCAAACATCCCAGCACAAATCCTGCCTTAAAAGGGCACCACTAACTACATTACAGTCAATACTTGGAGCATCCactgtgtacctgaccctgagcTAAGCTGTACCTAGGgcatctcatttcattctcacacaACTTATGAGGAGGAAGACTGTGTAGCCAGGGCACAGGGCTGGGATGTGCACCCTGGCTCTCCCCCGCCCAGAGCCAGCGCTGTGAACCACTCATGTACTTCCCATTCTTCCACAGGAGAAGCCAGAAATcatgttttaatgaaaaaaaatcccagtttaaaaaaagttggcaactgatttcaattaaaaacaaatgaacaggtatgtgagggggaaaaaaagggtagAGACCACCACCTGCAACATCTGCTTTAAATAATTGCCAGGGCGCTCTGGATCACCTTACCTTCCCATTGCTAGTAATCTTATTTATTCCAATGGCACCACTTCCTGGGTGCCTGTCTGAAAACTCTGACCAGTCTTGAGAATCACAGCGCAGGGAGTGGGTGGAGGTGTCAGCATTAATGGCCCATTTCCCAGATAAAAAAATCAAGGCTCAGGCAGGTGAAGCCATTGCTCGAGGCCAAAGAGCAAGTTAAAAGGTAGaatcagaatttgaactcaggtctgcctgactccaccctccctcctctaCCGATGGTGCTTCTCAAATCACAGCCTTGAAAAGAGAAGCATGCACTTTTCTCACTTCTGGGAGGTCTGGAGGTGTTGGACTCACCCAAAGTTCAAAATGATTTGAAGCTGTGTATTAGCTTAAAAATCATTGTAAAATTTATATTCTACTTACTGAAAGGGTATTCGTTTTGGTATAAACtgtagaaggaaagagaaaaccaCCCTCAGGCAAACATCACTGGAATAACTGCTACAGGCAAAATGGATGGTGGCTGAAATTAGTGGGTAAAAGTTTGAGGAGAAACAGGATATTAACATGCATAGCCTCAAAGCACCTCATGGTACTTACTAATTACAAAGTATTGCTCAAGGTAATTATTCATTACAAAGGGTAAATTAGGAAACTTCCAGTGGAGAAACTTGGCCCAGGCCACCTTTACCAAAGACTGAGGTTAACTTCACAATAGCAGGTATCAGTATCCTGTATCTCCTGATAGGATGCGCTGAGAAGGCCCTATCGCTTCTAAGGTTTTTCGGCCCAAAATGCGTAACCCCAATCTAACCGGGACAAAGACATCCATTGGGTCCAAATCAAGGGGACTTCCCGGCGGCCACGCTCACCTCTCACGGTCAGTAAAGACGAAGCGCTGGAGCTTGAGGTCCCGCAGGACGAGCCCGTGCTGGTGGCAGTGCGCCAGGGTGGCGGCCATCTGGCGGAAGAGCGCGGCTGCCTCGGGCTCGGGCAGGCGGCGGCGCCGGCGCACCAGGCTGTGCATGTCCCCGTGCGGCCGCGGGAAGAAGGCGTACAGGTGCTGCGGGCCCACCAGGACCTCCGCCGGCCGGGCCACGTGCCCGTGGCGGGGCAGCCGCGAGTAGGGCTCCAGCACCGCCAGGGCCTCGCAGGCTGGGTACACCTGTGGGCAGAACACGGtgtgagctgggggaggaggggggtacCCCGTGGGGCCCAGGCCGGCCTTGGAGACGGTCACGGCCAATCCTGCACACACTCCTGTGTGCCGCACCCTGGGCCAAGCGCTTCAGTCCCATGTCTCAATGCTGAGGAAGCTGGAGGACCATGCCGCGAacatgtggcagagctgggacctgaATCCGTGCTCTCCATCATCTGTGCTCTTAACTGTTACCTTCTATGGCTTTAAACTTCAGCTGATTCAAAAATAGCAGGTAACCCAAGCCCAGCATCTTTCCTGACAACCTCACCACTCTCACCATGGGacccaccttccttcctcccccacctcctatTCCAGCCATACTGAACTTTAGCTGCGTTTCCATAGCATCTCGGGTTCTTTcccgcctcagggcctttgcactgcctgTGCCTCCCACCTGGAAAACTTATCCCTTGGCCATCTCAATCATTCAGGTCACTTCCCTGGAGTCCCTTCTGGGCTACACTTCCTAAAATGGGTGCCCCCTTccaaaatattctatatttcagCATCCTTCTTAATTTCTTTGCAATGCTTATCAGAATTTGTAAATATCTAGTTTTTTGGCCTTTCACTGTCTCATGCATTTGACTGTGGgcaccaggagggcagggaccatggctGTCAGTCAAGTTAGTTCCCCAGTGGCTGGCATAGGCCAGCATTCAATGCCTGCTTGAGGAATGAAGGAAAGGGTGGGTGGGCAGTAAGTCCTTTAGAATGAATGGTGCTGGGGCTTTACTGACATTAGATGGAAACTTCACCATAGTCCTGAAAGGATGTTCAGAGGAAGGTGACTTGGAAGCCACATAGCTcatcagtggcagagctggtctACTCTCTTTGGTTTATCTGCCTTTAAACCCTTTGCgcacaaagaataaaaacaaatctca
It contains:
- the TRIB3 gene encoding tribbles homolog 3 is translated as MRATPLAVPKGVPSRKKQLDSDDDLDTERPTRKQALSGPQPRLPPCPLPPSPPRAPVCAPAVTAASRLGPYVLLEPEEGSRTYRALHCPTSTEYICKVYPACEALAVLEPYSRLPRHGHVARPAEVLVGPQHLYAFFPRPHGDMHSLVRRRRRLPEPEAAALFRQMAATLAHCHQHGLVLRDLKLQRFVFTDRERTKVVLENLEDACVLTGSDDSLCDKHACPAYVGPEILSSRASYSGKAADVWSLGVALFTMLAGHYPFQDSEPILLFGKIRRGAFALPEGLSAPARCLVRCLLRREPTERLTASGILLHPWLRENVIPPAPTRSHLWEADQVVPEGPGLEEVEEEGERDVGLYG